One window of the Chryseobacterium sp. CY350 genome contains the following:
- a CDS encoding RtcB family protein, which yields MGNLKLKGKDILKLGYPNNQSVNIALEVMKRNFATKNIHYVKSLLKEIQQNPENFEKDLTFGQIAEALISSKKTEKRMLNTNRASFQIFGNNISDQAKNQLYTALKLPIATQGALMPDAHSGYGLPIGGVLAVENAVIPYGVGMDIGCRMSLSILDTPISYLDGARDKYEKALADHTKFGMYETHKSHVDHEIFDRDTFDLIPILKRLKGKAIKQMGSSGGGNHFVEFGEVEITEEDEQINLPKGKYLGILSHSGSRGLGAEIAQYYSRVATEQCPLPKEAQNFAWLDLNTHLGLEYWTAMNLAGDYASACHDDIHRRLVKAVGGRVKAKIENHHNFAWKEIHNGKEVVVHRKGATPANENELGMIPGSMTAKGFIVRGKGNPDSLNSASHGAGRAFSRGECRNRFTQNDIKKELKLKNVTLMGGNAEEAPMAYKDINEVMNAQSELVDILGTFQPRIVRMDK from the coding sequence ATGGGAAATTTAAAACTAAAAGGAAAAGATATATTAAAATTAGGCTATCCAAACAACCAGAGCGTCAACATTGCATTGGAAGTAATGAAAAGAAATTTTGCAACCAAAAACATTCATTATGTAAAATCTCTTCTCAAGGAAATCCAGCAAAATCCGGAGAACTTCGAGAAAGATTTAACCTTCGGACAAATCGCAGAAGCTTTGATTTCATCAAAGAAAACAGAGAAAAGAATGCTCAACACCAACCGGGCTTCTTTTCAGATTTTCGGAAACAACATTTCAGATCAAGCAAAAAACCAATTGTACACCGCATTGAAATTGCCAATTGCAACGCAAGGCGCTTTAATGCCCGATGCACACAGCGGTTACGGACTTCCGATCGGTGGAGTTCTCGCCGTAGAAAACGCAGTAATTCCTTACGGAGTCGGGATGGATATCGGTTGCAGAATGTCGCTCAGTATTTTGGATACACCAATTTCATATCTGGACGGCGCAAGAGACAAATATGAAAAAGCGCTTGCTGACCACACCAAATTCGGAATGTACGAAACGCACAAATCTCACGTCGACCACGAAATTTTCGACAGAGATACGTTCGATTTAATTCCGATTTTGAAAAGATTGAAAGGAAAGGCCATCAAACAAATGGGAAGTTCCGGCGGTGGAAATCACTTTGTGGAATTCGGAGAAGTGGAAATTACGGAAGAAGATGAACAAATCAATCTTCCAAAAGGAAAATATCTCGGAATCCTTTCGCACAGCGGTTCACGTGGATTGGGAGCAGAAATCGCTCAGTATTATTCGAGAGTGGCGACAGAACAATGTCCGTTACCAAAAGAAGCACAAAACTTCGCTTGGCTGGATTTGAACACGCATCTAGGATTAGAATACTGGACAGCTATGAATCTCGCAGGAGATTATGCTTCAGCTTGTCACGACGACATTCACAGAAGACTGGTGAAAGCTGTCGGCGGAAGAGTGAAAGCCAAAATCGAAAACCATCACAACTTTGCGTGGAAAGAAATCCACAACGGAAAAGAAGTGGTAGTTCACAGGAAAGGTGCCACTCCGGCCAACGAAAATGAGTTGGGAATGATTCCCGGTTCAATGACGGCAAAAGGTTTTATCGTCCGTGGAAAAGGAAATCCGGATTCGCTGAACTCGGCTTCACACGGCGCGGGAAGAGCTTTTTCGAGAGGAGAATGCAGAAACCGTTTTACTCAGAATGACATTAAGAAAGAATTAAAACTCAAAAATGTCACCCTGATGGGCGGAAATGCGGAAGAAGCACCGATGGCGTACAAAGACATCAACGAAGTGATGAACGCGCAAAGTGAATTGGTGGATATTCTCGGAACTTTTCAACCTCGAATTGTTAGGATGGACAAATAG
- the scpA gene encoding methylmalonyl-CoA mutase — translation MRREIQNKNPQFSISEKQTEIYPFEKDGLELKSSYTREDVKNQFLTQTSPGIAPYLRGPYSTMYVQKPWTVRQYAGFSTAEESNAFYRRNLAAGQKGLSVAFDLATHRGYDSDHPRVVGDVGKAGVAIDSVEDMKILFDQIPLDEISVSMTMNGAVLPILSFYIVAAEEQGIAHDLLSGTIQNDILKEFMVRNTYIYPPEPSMKIIADIFEYTAQNIPKFNSISISGYHMQEAGATPVLEMAYTLADGLEYVRTGIKAGMNVDDFAPRLSFFWAIGMNHFMEIAKMRAARYIWATLLKQFNPQNPKSLALRTHSQTSGWSLTEQEPFNNITRTAIEALSSALGGTQSLHTNALDEAIALPTDYSAKIARNTQIILQQESGICDVVDPMGGSNLVEAMTQQMIEEAMKYIDEVEKEGGMTKAIEAGIPKMRIEEAAARKQAKIDSGEEFIIGVNSFRSSLKQTPIDILDIDNTEVRRKQIERLEKIKLERNPEKAEEILEEIRNAAVSRDKNLLALCIEAARRRVTLGEMSDAMEESFGRYKANIRTIQGVYAMNAGKNEYFGKALLLTQKFEEEEGRRPRIMVAKMGQDGHDRGAKVVATAFADMGFDVDVAPLFQTPEEVAKQAVENDIHILGVSSLAAGHKTLVPQVVEELKKLGADDITIVVGGVIPQQDYEFLYQNGADFIFGPGTNLPKCAVDILNRFLSEVN, via the coding sequence ATGAGAAGGGAAATTCAAAACAAAAATCCCCAATTTAGTATATCAGAAAAGCAGACAGAAATCTATCCATTTGAAAAAGATGGATTAGAATTGAAGTCTTCTTACACGAGAGAAGATGTTAAAAACCAATTTCTTACGCAGACTTCTCCGGGAATTGCACCTTATTTAAGAGGACCATATTCTACAATGTACGTGCAAAAACCGTGGACGGTTCGTCAGTATGCAGGATTTTCCACGGCTGAAGAGTCTAATGCTTTTTATAGAAGGAATTTGGCTGCAGGGCAGAAAGGACTTTCGGTTGCATTTGATCTCGCCACGCACAGAGGATATGATTCTGATCATCCAAGAGTGGTAGGTGATGTTGGAAAAGCCGGAGTTGCGATTGATTCTGTGGAAGATATGAAAATTTTGTTTGATCAGATTCCTTTAGATGAAATTTCGGTTTCTATGACAATGAATGGTGCCGTTTTGCCGATTTTATCATTTTATATCGTTGCCGCAGAAGAGCAGGGTATTGCTCATGATTTGCTTTCAGGAACTATTCAGAATGATATTCTGAAAGAATTTATGGTAAGAAATACCTATATCTATCCGCCGGAACCTTCCATGAAAATCATTGCAGATATTTTTGAATATACGGCTCAGAATATTCCAAAGTTCAATTCGATTTCTATTTCAGGATATCATATGCAGGAAGCAGGAGCAACACCGGTTTTGGAAATGGCTTATACACTTGCTGATGGTTTAGAATATGTAAGAACAGGAATAAAAGCTGGCATGAACGTCGACGATTTTGCTCCGAGACTTTCATTTTTTTGGGCAATCGGGATGAATCACTTTATGGAAATTGCTAAGATGCGCGCGGCGAGATATATTTGGGCGACACTTTTAAAGCAATTTAATCCTCAAAATCCTAAATCTTTGGCCTTAAGAACACATTCCCAAACTTCCGGGTGGTCTTTAACCGAGCAGGAACCTTTTAATAATATTACCAGAACTGCAATTGAGGCCTTATCTTCAGCATTAGGAGGGACGCAGTCTTTACATACAAACGCTTTGGACGAAGCAATTGCACTTCCTACAGATTACTCAGCAAAAATTGCTAGAAATACTCAGATTATTCTACAGCAGGAAAGCGGAATTTGTGATGTGGTAGATCCGATGGGTGGAAGTAATTTGGTTGAAGCCATGACTCAGCAGATGATCGAAGAAGCCATGAAGTATATCGATGAGGTAGAAAAAGAAGGCGGAATGACCAAAGCCATCGAAGCCGGAATTCCAAAAATGAGAATTGAAGAGGCAGCCGCAAGAAAACAGGCAAAAATAGACAGCGGCGAAGAGTTTATTATTGGTGTCAATTCTTTCAGGTCAAGTTTAAAGCAGACCCCAATCGATATTTTAGACATTGATAATACTGAAGTTCGCAGAAAACAGATCGAAAGACTGGAAAAAATTAAATTAGAAAGAAATCCGGAAAAAGCTGAAGAAATTCTTGAAGAAATAAGAAATGCCGCAGTCAGCAGAGACAAAAACTTGTTGGCATTATGCATTGAGGCAGCCCGCCGAAGAGTTACTTTAGGTGAAATGAGTGACGCGATGGAAGAAAGTTTCGGACGTTATAAAGCCAACATCAGAACAATACAGGGAGTTTACGCTATGAATGCAGGTAAAAATGAATATTTTGGAAAAGCGCTTTTGCTCACACAGAAATTTGAGGAAGAAGAAGGTCGCCGCCCAAGAATCATGGTCGCAAAAATGGGACAGGATGGTCATGATCGTGGTGCGAAAGTAGTTGCCACTGCATTCGCTGATATGGGTTTTGACGTTGATGTAGCTCCTTTATTTCAGACTCCAGAAGAGGTTGCTAAGCAGGCGGTAGAAAATGACATCCATATTCTGGGAGTTTCATCATTGGCAGCGGGTCACAAAACTTTGGTTCCGCAAGTCGTTGAAGAATTGAAAAAACTTGGGGCAGACGATATTACCATTGTTGTTGGCGGAGTAATTCCACAACAGGATTATGAGTTTCTCTACCAAAATGGAGCAGATTTTATTTTCGGTCCCGGAACGAATCTTCCAAAATGTGCAGTAGATATTCTTAATAGGTTTTTAAGTGAAGTTAATTAA